Part of the Pelagibaculum spongiae genome, TAACTCAAGATGCTGAAAAGAACGATCCGAATGAAACCGGTTTTGATGTGCAGTGGATTGAATTAGCACATGGTGAAAATGCCATGATTGCTGGCTGGATCGAAGACTTCAATGGTATAGGAATGAATGCGTTTGAAGATGGAAAAACCAACTTTATGACCGTTGCAGACGTTGAAGCATGGGCTAGAGGTGACCAGAAATACCCAGCTCAAGTTAATGGTGGAAGTGCAGTTACCGCAGGTCAGGATATGGATGACCGAGCGGCATTCCTTGAATCACGTCAGGCGGCACGTCAAAAAGGCGCAACGGCAGAGTGGCGCAAGTTAGAAGGTATTTCGATTAACCAAAAACGTGCCAAAGAAGCTGTTGAAGGCGTCGATACCATTGCTGGCGAAGATGTCGAAAGTGCTTATGTCTATATGGCAATTGCTGATTTAGGTAAAACATTAACTGATGACGAAGGTGATATTCAGTTAGATGGATCAGCTAATGGCTGTGGTGGTATTTATCGTGCCGAATTAAATGGCACATATGATATCACTCGAATTGAACCGGTCATTATGGGTGGCGCGATTGTTAAAGTTGATGGAGATAAGACTTGTGACACTTCAAAGCTTGCTCAGCCTGACAACGTCATTGTTCTAGATGATGGCCGTTTGCTGATTGGTGAAGACGGCGTGCAAACCAACAATACTTTGTGGATGTACCAGCCAGCGAAATAACAATTTAGTTAGATCTTGCATATCAGGAAGCCTTCGGGCTTCCTTTTTTAATAAAAAGGTAATTTTAATGCGCCATTTGTTATTTTTGTTTGGTTTTTTCACCTTGGCAGCATGCTCTTCAAGTGATGACTCACGAAAGGTCTCTAACAGTGAGGGCGAGGTTTCTGCTGCCAGTTATATTGCAGCAGAACAAATGTATAACCCCGAATCGGTTATTCCGCCGCAGTGTTACACCAAAACCAATGGCACCAATAATCCGTGCTATGTGTGTCATCAGAGTTATCCCGATCAAAAAGAACGTCCCAATGTAATGGGCGATGGTGATCTGCAAGGTAACTATGAGTTTTCTGATGTGGGTAGTGCTAACAGTTGGAAGAACTTGTTTGTCGACAGAACTAATGCAATTGCTGAAATTTCTGATGACGAAATTATGCAATGGAGCGAACAAGATAATTACACGCCATTAATAGAAAAATTGAACAATGATTCATCATGGGCTGGAGAAAAGTCAGCACTCACCAATTTATCTGATCCTAGCTTAGCTTTTGAAAAAAATGGCCTGGCTAAAGATGGTAGTCATTGGATTGCTTACAACTACAAGCCATTTCCAAGTACTTTTTGGCCAACTAATGGCTCGACGGGTGATGCGATGATCCGCCTGCCAAAAATTTTCAGAGAGCAATCGAGTGCTTATCGACAAGATATCTATTTGATTAATTTAAGTCTGCTAGAAATGGCGATTAAAGATTTGGATCGCATTAGTGTTTTGCCAACCTCGGAAATTTCAATTGGCCAAGATTTAAACAATGACCAGCTGCTATCGGATGAAATCACCGAAATTAGCCGCCAGAAAAATTACATTGGTGATGCAAGTCATATAGAGCTTGCACATATGCTCTATCCAGCAGGTGTTGAATTTTTACATACCGTTAGATATTTAGGTGTTGATGAGCAAGGCGATATTTTCAACGCTAGGCGAATGAAAGAAGTGCGTTATATGAAAAAAAGCGCCTTTAGAACTAAAGAAGCCTTAGCTAGCGCTTACTATCTAGAAGCCAAAGAAAAAGAAGAAGAGCGTTTGCCACAAACAGTACAGCTAGGCGACCGTGGTATTGATAATGGTTTTAGCTGGGTTTTAAATGGATATATCGAAGATCAGTCTGGAGCTTTACGCCAGCAACATCCAGAAGAATTATCTTTCTGTAACGGTTGTCATAAAACCATTGGCTCAACGATTGACCAAACTTTTTCTTTTGCCAGAAAAGTACAAGGTTCTTCTGGTTGGGGATATATCGATTTAAATAAAATCAAAGATGTACCATCGATTACTGAAAAGGAAGGTGAATATTTAACCTACATGCAAAGAGTCGGCGGTGGTGATGAGTTTAGGCAAAACAAAGAAATGCTTGAGCGATGGTTTAATGAAAATGGTCAGCTTGATAGTGAAAAGGTTGCAACGCAAGAATCTATTTATCAATTGATTATGCCGAGCAAGCAGCGAGCTTTGACGTTAAATAAAGCTTATAAAACTATTGTTAATGAGCAGAGTTTTATATTTGGTCGAGATGCCACTTTAGTTGCTGCAAAAAATGTATTGCAGCGCGTTGATCAGCAGCAGTTGCCGTTACAGCCGGAGCATCGCTACAACTGGGATATGCGATTAAATTGGCAGTAAAATAAAAATGGCACTTTCTGAGAGAGTGCCTTTTTGAATGTTTAAAAAAACCGCATTGACTAAGCTTGAATTCACATCAGCAGCAAAAAGAGTAGTCTTTATGCTGCTGATCGTGAAGCTTGTTCTATGTCAGAAAAAATATTACTTCGACTGAATTGACTGCCTACATACAAAAAACCAAAATCTCGATCCAATAGACTAGTAAACCAATCGATACTTTTATAGCGGTCTTCTCCGTGCCAAGGATCATGCAAAACAACCTGGTTACCATAAATACCTTTCAACAAGATTGCATGGCCTGCTCGCTTATGTAGAAACAATCGAACGAAATCGCCAGTGACAAGTAGTGGGCCTTTTTGTTTGAGAATTTCTAACAAACGCTCTCTGTTAATACCGCCCAAAAAAAATCCTGCGCTGGTCCACACTTTTTGGCCACCTTCTAAAAAGCTGACTTGACGATCATAATCAGTGCCTTGAAAAGTGCCCCTTGGATTGTGCACCAAATCTATTACTGCAGGTATTTCGTGGAAGGCTAGCAACATTGCAAGGCTGGCGTCGTAGCACATATTGACATGCGCCTGATGAAGGTAAGGTACTTCGTAGCATACGTCATCGGCTTTTGCTTCTTCAGGGTGTTGCTTGGGGTAATGGCGGGTAGAGGCTTTAGTGTGCTTATTAAAAAGCCACCCAAAAATACCAGTTCTCATTGCTATTCCTGATAAGTTTTACTTATGAGGCTATCAGTAAGAATAAATCAAATTGAGAACTGGTTGGCAAACTGGTTAAAAGTAAAAAAAAGGCACCCTCTCTAGAGAGGGTGCCTTTGATCAAACGGTATTCTAGTTCGTTCTATCTGATTCGCTTTTAGTGCAGAGCGTTGAATGCACGGTCAGCGTAGTCAGTGAACAATCCGTCAACACCTACATCGAAGTAGAACATGTTGATCATGTCTTCGAAGTCACGTGCTGGAGCCATAACGCGGCCAGTATCTGCACGGAAGGTGTAAGGGTGAACAACCAGACCTGCAGCTTTAGCGTCAGTCATCATAGGCTTGATAGCTAGGTTGTCACGAGTTGACTTGGCAGAATCCAATAAGAATGGCTTCCATGGACCAATGCCGTCTGCGTATTCAGCAATTTTCTTCATTGCGCCAGGCTTAAACATCCAATCAAAATCGTAAGGAACCAGTTTGTTTCTCTTGATTTCAAAAGATTCGTTCCAGCTAGTCTCAGCAACCAATTGGATTACTTTCAGATCCATACCCAGTTTAGGCATCAGTTCTGTTGCAATACGCTTAGTTTCGATTGGATTAAAGCACTGTACGAAAACCTTGTCTGACTTCTTGGTATAGCCATATTTCTTCAGTTCTTTCAGAACTGCCATAGAAATATCCTTACCTTCAATCAAGAACTGACTAGGGTTCTTAACTTCTGGGTAGATACCAACGTTACGGCCAGTTGACTGGTTCAAACCTTGGATCAGCTCAATTGCTTCACCTAAAGTAGGTACTTCAAAGTCTGACTTCCACAATGGGAAACGCTCAGGCCAATCAGCCTTGGTCAAGTCAGCCTTCTTACCTTTTTCAGAGTTATCAGGAATTTGGAAACCAGTGACTGCTTGCAGGGTTTTGATTTCAGCTAAAGTGAAATCAACTGCACGCCAGCGCTTGCTTTTGTCAGGCATGATATGGAAGCGCTTAGGGAATTTTCTGATAACGTCAGTGACACGATCCAGGTATGGGTCATGCAGAACAACTAATTGGTCATCCTTAGTCATAACGACGTCTTGTTCGATGTAATCTGCACCCATGAAGTAGGCGGCAGAATATGCCTCCAGAGTGTGCTCAGGCAAATAGCCACTTGCACCACGGTGAGCGATAACTAATTTTTCGTCAGCCTGAACTGCACCAGCAGCTGCACACAGACCGAGTGCTAGCAAAACAGCTTTTTTCATTATGACTTCTCTCTGAAAGCGGTATGTTCGATAAGCGTTTTTTACGAACTAGTCAATAACACTAGTTGAGCGCTTTATCATATGGCGCGGCTCGGCAAATGAGCTGACTTGTGTCAGGTTAAACTCATAAGATCTGACTCGAAAATATGTAAATGATTAATATTCGCTTGCGAAACTCGCAAACGAATATTGATAAGAGATTATTTGAATAGATAAAAAAACGAAGGTAGGAATCGAATTAAAATGTATTTTTGTTCTGCTAAGTCAGTTTAAGTTTGATTTTTGGCTAATTTGTCAACTTTGAAAAACTAAAATTTATTAACGTTTGAAGCCATTAATCTGGATTAAGCATCGCTTTAAGCGAAGCAAGTCTCGCATTTCCTTGCTGTTTTGCCTGGCTGGGGTCAGTTTTCGTTCGTGAGTTTTCCCAGACAAGATCATCGGCAGGAAGTTCGTCGAGAAAACGACTCGGTTCGGTTTGCTCGGTTTCTCCGTAGCGCCTACGTTCTTGAGCCATGGTCATAGTTAAGGTTTTTTGAGCCCGTGTAATACCGACATAAGCCAGCCGCCGTTCTTCTTCTATGTTGTTTTCATCGATGCTGACCCGGTGTGGTAATAAATCTTCTTCCATACCGACTAAAAATACATGGGGAAATTCCAAGCCTTTAGACGCGTGCAATGTCATTAACTGAACTTGGTCAGTCTGTTCTTCATCTTGATTTCGCTCCATGATGTCTCGAAGCAATAATCGATTCACCGCTTCCTTTAAGGTAAGTGGCCCTTCTTCCTCATCATCTTCTAACATGCCGCTAACCCAGCGGATTAATTCTTGAACATTTTTCCAACGAGCTTCTGCTGCTTTCTCGCTACCGGCAGAATCATAAAGCCAGGTTTCATAACCAATCTCATTAGGCAGATCTTTAATTACTTGAACACCATCACCACGTTCGGCGTTATCTGACTGCAATGCCAGCCATTCAGTAAAACGGCGTAAACGCATTAACTGGCTGTTGGGCATGATGGTCGATAAGCCCATTTCACCGGCTGCTTCTAATAAGCTCGTGCCACGCTGATTGGCATAGTCACCGAGTTTCTCCAGAGTGGCCGGGCCGAGCTCACGCCTTGGAACATTGGCGATACGCAAAAATGCATTGTCATCGTCTGGGTTGGCCATGAGCCGCAAATAAGCCATTAAATCTTTAATTTCAGCCCGGGCAAAAAATGAAGTTCCGCCGTTCACTTTATAAGGAATACGGTTTTTAATTAAGAACTGTTCAAGGATTCGCGACTGGTGATTGCTTCGATAAAGCATCGCATAATCTTTAAAATCGGTTTTATTTATAAACTTGTGCTTCACCAGTTCAGAAATAACCCGGTCGGCTTCAGCTTCTTCGGTTTTACAGCTAATCACTTTTAACGGATCGCCGTAGCCTTTGTCGCTCCATAGTCTTTTTTCAAAAACATGGGGGTTATTAGAAATTAACTTATTGGCGCATTTCAAAATGCGCCCGGCAGAACGATAATTTTGCTCTAATTTAATCACGTTTAAGCTGGGGAAATCTTTTTTAAGATTATTCAAGTTTTCCGGGTTAGCACCACGCCAGGCATAAACCGACTGGTCATCGTCGCCAACTACAGTGAAATTTCGTCTTAGGCCGACCAATATTCTTACTAATTCATATTGGCTGGCATTAGTGTCTTGATATTCATCGACTAATAAATAACGAATTTTATTTTGCCATCTTTCCCGAACTTCCGGGTCTCGTTTTAATAGCATTAATGGCATCAGAATTAGATCGTCAAAATCTAATGCGTTATAAGCCTTCATGGTGCGCTGATAGAATTTGTACAATCTTGCCGCAAATCGATCGCTTTCATCCAAACTGCTGGCAAATGCTTGGTCTGGATCAATCATGTCGTTTTTCCAGTTGGATATTTTGCTCTGGGCAGACTTAATTGCGTCCATATCCAATTCGACCGAACCATCCTTGCCAACCAGTTCTTTAAGCAAAGCAATGCTGTCATCTGAATCGAACAGAGAAAAGCCGGGCTTAATTCCCAGTGCTTTGTACTCCTTTCGAATAATGTTCATACCCAAATTGTGGAAGGTCGAGACGATCAAGCCATGGCCTTGCTTACCTTCAAGCAGCTTACTGACCCGTTCTTTCATCTCTCTGGCAGCCTTATTGGTAAAGGTTACCGCGGCAATATTGCGTGCCCGCATATCACACTGTTGAATTAGCCAAGCTATTTTTTCAGTGATTACCCGGGTTTTGCCCGAGCCAGCACCTGCCAATACCAATACCGGGCCTTCAATAGCCTTAACAGCGGCGCTTTGTTGCGGGTTGAGATTCAAAAGATTATCCAAAGGTCAGAGCAAGGTATACATTTTATACCTAAATCAGTTCAAGATGCAGAACAAACATCTTGAAGTGGCGCGGGTACCCACCCTGCTAATGCAAAGGTCATATTAATCGTTGCGTGAGTATTCACATAAGATGATGCCCTAAAATACCTGTGTCTTTAGGTGATTGTTAGGCAAGCCTTTGGGCGTACGCGGGGTTATATGCGTTATATCTGTTAAATAGTGCAAAAACAAATGCAATGATTATTGGATTGTTATTTAAAAAGACGTGGCTTTTCTCTTTTAATTGTCACATCTATTACTAATAGGCTATCTAAAAAAATTAT contains:
- a CDS encoding papain-like cysteine protease family protein — encoded protein: MRTGIFGWLFNKHTKASTRHYPKQHPEEAKADDVCYEVPYLHQAHVNMCYDASLAMLLAFHEIPAVIDLVHNPRGTFQGTDYDRQVSFLEGGQKVWTSAGFFLGGINRERLLEILKQKGPLLVTGDFVRLFLHKRAGHAILLKGIYGNQVVLHDPWHGEDRYKSIDWFTSLLDRDFGFLYVGSQFSRSNIFSDIEQASRSAA
- the glpQ gene encoding glycerophosphodiester phosphodiesterase, which translates into the protein MKKAVLLALGLCAAAGAVQADEKLVIAHRGASGYLPEHTLEAYSAAYFMGADYIEQDVVMTKDDQLVVLHDPYLDRVTDVIRKFPKRFHIMPDKSKRWRAVDFTLAEIKTLQAVTGFQIPDNSEKGKKADLTKADWPERFPLWKSDFEVPTLGEAIELIQGLNQSTGRNVGIYPEVKNPSQFLIEGKDISMAVLKELKKYGYTKKSDKVFVQCFNPIETKRIATELMPKLGMDLKVIQLVAETSWNESFEIKRNKLVPYDFDWMFKPGAMKKIAEYADGIGPWKPFLLDSAKSTRDNLAIKPMMTDAKAAGLVVHPYTFRADTGRVMAPARDFEDMINMFYFDVGVDGLFTDYADRAFNALH
- the rep gene encoding DNA helicase Rep, whose amino-acid sequence is MNLNPQQSAAVKAIEGPVLVLAGAGSGKTRVITEKIAWLIQQCDMRARNIAAVTFTNKAAREMKERVSKLLEGKQGHGLIVSTFHNLGMNIIRKEYKALGIKPGFSLFDSDDSIALLKELVGKDGSVELDMDAIKSAQSKISNWKNDMIDPDQAFASSLDESDRFAARLYKFYQRTMKAYNALDFDDLILMPLMLLKRDPEVRERWQNKIRYLLVDEYQDTNASQYELVRILVGLRRNFTVVGDDDQSVYAWRGANPENLNNLKKDFPSLNVIKLEQNYRSAGRILKCANKLISNNPHVFEKRLWSDKGYGDPLKVISCKTEEAEADRVISELVKHKFINKTDFKDYAMLYRSNHQSRILEQFLIKNRIPYKVNGGTSFFARAEIKDLMAYLRLMANPDDDNAFLRIANVPRRELGPATLEKLGDYANQRGTSLLEAAGEMGLSTIMPNSQLMRLRRFTEWLALQSDNAERGDGVQVIKDLPNEIGYETWLYDSAGSEKAAEARWKNVQELIRWVSGMLEDDEEEGPLTLKEAVNRLLLRDIMERNQDEEQTDQVQLMTLHASKGLEFPHVFLVGMEEDLLPHRVSIDENNIEEERRLAYVGITRAQKTLTMTMAQERRRYGETEQTEPSRFLDELPADDLVWENSRTKTDPSQAKQQGNARLASLKAMLNPD